The following coding sequences lie in one Zingiber officinale cultivar Zhangliang chromosome 2B, Zo_v1.1, whole genome shotgun sequence genomic window:
- the LOC122048409 gene encoding zinc finger MYM-type protein 1-like gives MQLQINKERQHWRQVLTRIISIVKALAKNTLAFRGDDEKLYVESNGLFLQMIEMVAEFDPVMEEHVRRCEARESQYTYFSPKIQNELIETLANEVKRSIIAKVKHAKYFSVILDCTLDASHQEQMSLVLRCLDDSTDTPKVEEYWVEFLKVDDTSGLGLSSELMNVLTRVGLDIDDIRGQGYDNGSNMSGRHKVVQKRLLEINPRAFYIPCGCHSLNLALVDIEECCPKAKSFFGVVQRIYTLFSSSTKRWKNFKDKVSGLTVKPLSHTRWESHVESVKAIKEQIVHIRDALLDLAEVVEDSKTKSDAETLALYDLESFEFLLGIVIWYNLLRTINTVSKFIQSEDMDMDIDIAINLLQGLDQFLDEFREEGFASSMNEAKQMASEMGIEPKFQEKRIIRRKKQFDESDNDNVTRSGEESFRVEYFLFIIDQARSSLQVRFEQFKQYQEIFGFLLNLEKLKSEPLTSLMKSCMELQQFLSHDGRSDINGDELCSELMVVRCYLTNEKRTIDMLQCLAKLNGLFPNTYIAYKILLTIPVTVASAVIPSGS, from the coding sequence ATGCAACTTCAAATCAACAAAGAAAGACAACATTGGAGGCAAGTGTTAACAAGAATAATCTCCATTGTGAAAGCACTTGCTAAAAATACTTTGGCCTTTCGAGGGGATGATGAGAAACTTTATGTCGAGAGTAATGGGCTATTTTTGCAAATGATAGAAATGGTTGCTGAGTTTGATCCAGTGATGGAAGAGCATGTTCGACGTTGTGAAGCAAGGGAATCTCAATATACATATTTTAGTCCCAAAATTCAGAATGAATTGATAGAAACTTTGGCAAATGAAGTGAAAAGGTCAATCATTGCAAAAGTTAAAcatgcaaaatatttttcagtaatACTTGATTGTACTCTAGATGcgagtcatcaagaacaaatgtctCTAGTGCTACGATGCTTGGATGATTCAACAGACACACCAAAAGTAGAAGAATATTGGGTTGAGTTTTTGAAGGTGGATGACACATCAGGTCTTGGGTTATCAAGTGAACTTATGAATGTGTTAACTAGAGTTGGGCTTGACATTGATGACATAAGAGGACAAGGGTATGACAACGGATCTAACATGAGTGGAAGACACAAAGTTGTACAAAAAAGATTACTTGAAATAAATCCTAGAGCTTTTTATATACCGTgtggttgtcatagtcttaatttggCCTTAGTTGATATAGAGGAATGTTGTCCTAAAGCCAAGTCATTCTTTGGAGTGGTGCAACGCATCTACACATTGTTTTCTTCCTCTACAAAGAGATggaaaaattttaaagataaggtGTCTGGTTTGACTGTTAAGCCATTGTCACATACCCGTTGGGAAAGTCATGTTGAAAGTGTAAAAGCCATAAAGGAGCAAATTGTACATATAAGAGATGCTTTACTTGACTTGGCAGAAGTTGTTGAAGATTCTAAAACAAAGAGTGATGCTGAGACCTTAGCCCTATATGATCTTGAGAGTTTTGAGTTCTTGCTTGGAATAGTAATCTGGTATAACTTGTTACGAACAATAAATACCGTGAGTAAGTTTATTCAATCTGAAGATATGGATATGGATATTGATATTGCGATCAATTTGTTACAAGGACTTGATCAATTTCTTGATGAGTTCAGAGAAGAAGGGTTTGCTAGTTCCATGAATGAAGCTAAACAAATGGCAAGTGAAATGGGGATTGAACCTAAATTTCAAGAAAAACGCATCATTCGAAGAAAGAAACAATTTGATGAAAGTGACAATGATAATGTGACACGATCAGGTGAAGAGTCTTTtagagttgaatattttctatttataattgatcaaGCTCGATCTTCTCTTCAAGTTCGATTTGAACAATTTAAACAATATCAagagatttttgggtttttattgaatttggagaagttgaagagtgAGCCTTTAACTAGCTTGATGAAGTCTTGTATGGAGCTTCAACAATTTTTGAGCCACGATGGACGTTCAGACATTAATGGTGATGAGTTGTGTTCAGAGTTGATGGTCGTGAGATGCTATTTAACAAATGAAAAAAGAACAATTGATATGCTACAATGTCTGGCAAAACTAAATGGTTTATTCCCAAATACTTACATTGCCTATAAGATTTTGTTAACCATACCAGTAACAGTTGCATCGGcagtgatcccgtccggaagctga